From Triticum urartu cultivar G1812 chromosome 2, Tu2.1, whole genome shotgun sequence, a single genomic window includes:
- the LOC125536118 gene encoding uncharacterized protein LOC125536118, with protein sequence MSSSDQEDHDEDSPLVRDPAASSSSSRHHRPSASSSSAVGEVPVSQSLIKAASNVCFSFFVLAVLAVTVVAVTYQPPDPWLQSSAAITTSLARVLPNSSFLLPDDSLLPTGEDFPSPSPSSDAADQAQAAVPSGINATAGTCDPDAPLNCTDPRVLAAVKAFNAKAFFRRSIVFLSYEAPVRGPKPGQCDVAWRFRNRREKSWRRYRDYRRFELAPADGCALDITKVGKFRSGKNAARPPRPKGPKKPRVAAPPVDAEINDTIPLVGSEAEFRRGKYLYYMRGGDHCKSMNQFIWSFLCGLGEAKFLNRTFVMDLNMCLSGAHTEDGKDVDGKDFRYYFDFEHLKESVSLVEEGDFLKDWRRWDKKKGPGRISVRKVPTYKVTPMQLKRDKSNIIWRQFNGHEPENYWYRVCEGRAAKVIQRPWYAIWKSKRLMNIVTEIAGRMDWDYDGLHVVRGWKAMNKKMYPNLDADTSPDAIVDKVTKLIKPWRNLYIATNEPFYNYFDKLRSHYHVHLLDDYKELWSNTSEWYNETTAINNGKDLPFDAYMKVIVDTEVFYRSKAKVETFNNLTRDCKDGINTCNL encoded by the coding sequence ATGTCCTCCTCCGACCAGGAGGATCACGACGAGGACTCGCCCCTCGTCCGCgacccggccgcctcctcctcctcctcccgccaccaccgcccctccgcctcctcctcctccgccgtcGGCGAGGTGCCCGTCTCGCAGTCGCTCATCAAGGCGGCCAGCAACGTGTGCTTCTCCTTCTTCGTGCTCGCCGTGCTCGCCGTCACCGTCGTCGCCGTCACCTACCAGCCGCCCGACCCCTGGCTCCAGTCCTCCGCCGCCATCACCACCTCCCTCGCCCGCGTCCTCCCCAactcctccttcctcctccccgacgactcgctcctccccaccggcgaggacttcccctccccctccccctcctccgacGCCGCCGACCAGGCCCAGGCCGCCGTTCCCTCGGGCATCAACGCCACCGCGGGCACCTGCGACCCGGACGCCCCGCTCAACTGCACCGACCCGCGCGTGCTCGCCGCCGTCAAGGCCTTCAACGCCAAGGCCTTCTTCCGCAGGTCCATCGTCTTCCTCAGCTACGAGGCGCCCGTGCGCGGCCCCAAGCCCGGCCAGTGCGACGTCGCCTGGCGCTTCCGGAACCGCCGCGAGAAGTCCTGGCGCCGCTACAGGGACTACCGCCGCTTCGAGCTCGCCCCCGCCGACGGGTGCGCGCTCGACATCACCAAGGTCGGCAAGTTCAGGTCGGGGAAGAACGCGGCTCGCCCGCCGCGCCCCAAGGGCCCCAAGAAGCCGCGCGTCGCGGCGCCGCCGGTGGACGCGGAGATCAACGACACGATCCCCCTCGTTGGGTCGGAGGCGGAGTTCAGGAGAGGCAAGTACCTCTACTACATGAGAGGCGGTGACCACTGCAAGAGCATGAACCAGTTCATCTGGAGCTTCCTCTGCGGGCTCGGCGAGGCCAAGTTCCTCAACCGGACGTTCGTGATGGATCTGAACATGTGCTTGTCCGGGGCTCACACAGAGGACGGCAAGGATGTGGATGGCAAGGATTTTAGGTACTATTTTGATTTCGAGCACCTCAAGGAGTCGGTGTCTCTGGTGGAGGAAGGGGACTTCTTGAAGGACTGGCGGCGCTGGGACAAGAAGAAGGGTCCGGGCCGGATCTCGGTGCGGAAGGTGCCCACATACAAGGTGACCCCAATGCAGCTGAAGAGGGACAAGAGCAACATCATTTGGAGGCAGTTTAATGGGCATGAGCCCGAGAACTACTGGTACAGGGTCTGCGAGGGGCGAGCTGCCAAGGTCATCCAGAGGCCTTGGTATGCTATTTGGAAGTCCAAGAGGCTGATGAACATTGTGACTGAGATCGCAGGCAGGATGGATTGGGACTACGATGGTTTGCATGTGGTCCGAGGGTGGAAGGCAATGAACAAGAAGATGTATCCGAACTTGGACGCGGACACATCACCCGACGCGATCGTAGATAAGGTGACCAAGCTTATCAAGCCGTGGCGGAACCTCTACATCGCAACCAATGAGCCATTCTACAACTACTTCGACAAGCTCAGGTCACACTACCATGTGCATTTGCTTGATGATTATAAGGAGCTTTGGTCGAATACGAGCGAGTGGTACAACGAGACGACAGCGATCAATAATGGGAAGGACTTGCCGTTCGATGCGTACATGAAGGTGATTGTGGACACTGAGGTATTCTACAGATCAAAGGCAAAGGTTGAAACGTTTAACAACCTGACGAGAGATTGCAAAGATGGAATCAACACGTGCAATTTGTGA